GTTATGGATGTATTCTGTCATTTTCCCATCATCACTGTGCATGTCAGTAAATTCATATTTTGATTTATACCGGCAAATTCTGTTAGATTATTATTTACAGGTTTTGTGAGAATAGAAGATGTGTTCTGTACACGCAAGATAATAGATCTGATCAGGGCCTTTGGAGAGCTCAGGTTAACACAGGAAAAACGGACTTTGACACGTATGTCAAGATTAGACTCAACGCTTTTCATCTTTTAGATACTGCATTTAATTTATAAAGAATCCTCTGAACAAAATAGAGCATTTTTCCTGGAGAAGTCAAATCTAAGCAGTGAAACTTTTCTAGAATGATGTGACCCTCACTAATGAGGAAAAAAGGCCATGAAGAATTTGGAGAATGTAGACAAGACATTCGCTGCCATCTGCCCACCACGCAGGAAGACTTGGAAGACGTGACACACTCTGCAGTACAactgttcattttaaatgaattgtaatgattgtaaggAAGCCTAAAAGTCTGCCATTTGTCAGTGTCATGTAACTCAAAAATATGTACCATtagggttttattttgtttattagaACCATTTTATAGGCTATTTAGCTGCGGGCTTAGAAACCCCCTAACCCAACgtttaaaaaactgttttagtTGCAAAGTATTGGTTATTTAACTTAATGCTATGGTTTCTATtccatttgtctttatttccccATGGCCCAGTGTCTGTCGTTGAGGCATTTTATATGCCTGTGCGACGTGCGAGGCGGGTCCTTCGCATTTTCACACAGGCGACGCAGACGGGTACCCCGAAGGGTCCTCAACcccgcacacatacacacgtgtgCAGTGCGCCGTTACCATGGCGGCCCTACAGATGAAGCTTCTCCGCCAGAAaattcagaaaagaaatgatAAGAACAAAGAGCGCAAACTACTAAAGAAGCGGACGGAAGACGAAGAGGCCGGTATGTCCTTTGAATGAAAAGTATTCGGTCGTCGTTGCTTATTTCCGGCTGACGAACTTCACCTGCTAAGCTAGCCATGCTAGCTCCGCACGGCATGAGTCTTGATCGGAAACTCTTGTCACACCGGTTAAACGTTAAAGTTGGGATTTCATAGAGATAAATTACGTTAGCTGACCTTAACTAATAAcaacagatgtttgtgtgtgtatgtcaccGTGATGAGTTACAGGTTATTGTGATTTATAAGACTGCGTCGCAGAcatttagctagctagcactgTAACACGGTTGGATTCCCAAAGTTCTGCTTTAAGATGTTACTTTACCGGAGAAAACCAAAAAAGCTTTAACTTTATACTTAACGTTACTTACATAAACCGGTAGAAACATTTAGAATTAACAGGAAGCAGCGTCATGTAACACATCATAACTGCTAACATCATCTGGCCCATCAGgtgaaaataatgtgttttgttgctgtatGTTTGGCAGCAAACGGGCTGGAAGAGGATTGTTGTGCGGAACCAGCAGCTGCTTGTACGACCGAGCCcaagaaaaaacagaagaagcagATTGAGGCACCATTGGAGCGGACCACAACACAGAAGACCCccctgaagaagaagacgaagaagaagaggaagcttGTGGACGCTGCTGAATCACCAGGTAACAGCTGGAGGAGTTTGTCAACCTGTAAGTGAtaagtttttatttcatgatgGCTAACTGACATGTCATGATCCTCGTTCCAGCTGAGAAGAAGACCAAAACAGTGACGGAagcagacgaggaggaggaggaggaggaggaggcatcATTAGCAGATGAAGATGGAGAACAGGCTACTGACAAGACAGAAGAAGCTGCAGATGAcgaagaggagggagatgaagatgataatgaggaggaggaagatgaggatgaaaaAGAGGGAGATCAACCTGAATTACCATCTGGCCTAACAGGTATTGAAGAAAAGGATGTCTGCTCACTTTAGACCTGGCTGGATCTGGATCAGTTTCATTATTTGTGAGAATGTCAATTAGCTgagttattaattaattaactaatgaataataatattaaatacGGGCTGTGTATCATCTGTCCAGCACATAGTTTTCCTTAAGGTGGCTGAATTGTTCTATATATACGACCAGAAGCAGGTGACGCACATTCACTGGAGGTTAGGAGCAAAGTGCAGCTGTGTTGCCTTTATGTGTTGCCCTTTCAGTGTTTCCATCATGAAACGGGTGTCAACTAAGGCATACAGAGACTCATGTGGTTGTCTTTGGGAAGAGTCACCAGTGGTTCTCCTGACGGGACAGACTGCAAGGACAcgctgctttttatttctttccgtgctgttttcttttttcatccttGGCCTTTCTATTAAACGGAACCTGCTTTTGGGAAAGCCCCCCACTCACCACTAACTGTTAACTGATATTCCAGGAGCGTTCGAGGACACATCCTTCGCCTCTCTTGCCGGGATGGTGAGCGACAGCACGCTGAAAGCAGTGAAGGAGATGGGCTTTGAACACATGACTGAGATCCAACACAAAAGTATTCGTCCCCTGCTGGAGGGAAGGTACGTTTCCAATTCTCCTCAGTTGGTTGTAACTCTGTACCCGATGTACCATACTGGGCTTCATGTCTTTTGGCAATGGCTGCGACCCTTTAGAGGTCAGTTCATGTCCTTTTAAGATGTCCAGGATCACATAGTGGATACTcagacagtgtttctgtttgctcTGCTTCTCTGTAGGGATGTTCTGGCTGCTGCCAAGACGGGCAGCGGTAAAACCTTGGCCTTCCTCATCCCGTCTATAGAGCTCATCTACAAACTCAAGTTCATGCCCAGGAACGGTAATACTCCTGTTAATtcgcctcctcttctctgtgttttctggctttagcacacacatttcttttacatAAGGTATCATTATGTAAGTGAAGTCTTAACTAATCCCCTCCTCCTGCCAGGCACCGGTGTAGTGATCCTCTCGCCCACGCGTGAGTTGGCGATGCAGACTTACGGTGTGATGAAGGAGCTGATGGTGCACCATGTGCACACCTACGGTCTGATCATGGGGGGCAGCAACCGCTCAGCAGAGGCCCAAAGACTGGCCAACGGTGTCAACATCCTGGTGGCCACCCCCGGCCGTCTGCTGGACCACCTCCAGGTGAGCAGGCTCCTGTACTGCAGTACCAACGTTTCTGGAAccggtgtgtttttaatgctcGGACaaggatattaaaaaaaacttttgtgtCTTCAGAATACACCTGGGTTCATGTACAAGAACCTACAGTGTCTGATCATTGATGAGGCCGACCGCATCCTAGAGGTGGGCTTCGAGGAGGAACTGAAGCAGATCATCAAACTGCTGCCCAGTACGTATCTGCCAAGCTTCTGTTCCGCTTTGATGGGATTGTTTTTATATAGTTTTGATATACTTCAGCTATTCAGTATTGTACTTCCACAGAGTTAGGGGACTTGTAAGAGACAGCTTATGTAAAAAACACCccagaaacactggatcctCCCCTTTATTAACTCCGCCCAGCCTCCAGTTTCTAACACAGGCtgtctgttaaaaatgtgtagtTTCCAAACCCAAGCAAAGACAACTGTGAGgacatcatcaggtcagatttGAGCTCCTTCAGTTTCAATTACTGCTCGCTCTAAATCACTTTTTTTCACTGCCTGTGTTTTCTCCAGAGAAGAGGCAGACCATGCTGTTTTCAGCCACCCAGACCCGTAAGGTGGAGGACTTGGCTCGCATCTCCCTGAAGAGAGAGCCCCTCTACGTCGGCGTGGACGACAACAAAGACAATGCCACCGTCGACGGCCTGGAGCAGGTGCGGTCTGCTGCGTTTCCGTTGGATCTGGCCTTGAAGGTCCACAGCACACTAAGCTGCTATAAAGTTGGTCTCCCTTGTGTTTTCAGGGTTATGTGGTGTGCCCATCAGAGAAgcgcttcctgctgctcttcaccTTCCTGAAGAAGAACCGCAAGAAGAAGCTGATggtcttcttctcttcctgtatGTCCGTGAAATTCCACTACGAACTGCTCAACTACATCGACCTGCCCGTCATGGCCATCCACGTAAGACACGTCACGTTCACCTTCAAACGTCATGAAATGGTGTTCAGCCTCCTCAACaagtttctgttgtgtttcccAGGGCAAGCAGAAGCAGACCAAACGCACCACCACCTTCTTCCAGTTCTGCAACGCTGACTCGGGCATCCTGCTGTGTACCGACGTGGCAGCTCGAGGGCTGGACATCCCCGAGGTGGACTGGATCGTCCAGTACGACCCCCCGGATGACCCCAAGGTATTGAAACTACCACGaccataatgcaacacaataACGCTTTGGTCACATTTTGAGTTAGTCCCAGATTAGGACTCCTCTTTAGAAGCTTTACTCCCCATTCACAGGAGTACATCCACAGGGTGGGCAGGACAGCCAGAGGCATCAATGGCAGAGGCCACGCGCTCCTGATCCTCCGACCAGAGGAGCTCGGCTTCCTCCGCTTCCTGAAACAGGCCAAGGTTgatttctacatttatttagtctttttagcATCCCATAATCCCACCATTTCCTACATTCCCTACCACCACTGTACCATCTGTCTTTTAAATATTAACTTTGGTCCTATGTTGTCCAGGTTCCACTGAGCGAGTTTGAATTTTCTTGGAGTAAAATCTCTGATATCCAGTCCCAGGTAAGGTAACTCACTCAGTGATGCGATGACGTCCCTGCTGACCAACCGATCGCTCGAGATTCACTTCAAACTGCTTTCTTTAGTTGGATAAGCTGATTGAGAAGAACTACTTCCTCCACAAGTCGGCCCAAGAGGCCTACAAGTCCTACGTGAGGGCCTACGACTCCCACTCGCTCAAACAGATCTACAGCGTCAACACCCTCAACCTCCCCATGGTGGCGCTGTCCTTTGGCTTTAAAGTTCCTCCATACGTCGATCTGAGTATCCTTTTGCTGCGATTCTATGAActctgtttggttgtttttttgtcattatttgtattattttcacaCAGAATGATctagaaatgtatgttttccttAACTGGACTCCTCCCTCCAGACGTCCACAGCAGTAAAGGTGGTAAGTTGCAGAAGCGAGGCGGCGGAGGCGGTTTTGGGTACCAGAAGTCCAACAACGTGCACAAATCCAAAATCTTTAAGCACGTCAATAAAGGAAAGGGTGACAAGCGGCAGTTCTCCCGCTGAACCTCCTCCTGGACGGATTCCTCTTCTGTGTATTTGAAgaaccctttttctttttcttttttttattacatgaaCTTCCTGCTCTGAACAGGGTACTTTGTCTGCAAAagtattttgtaaatgtaaacatgtaaacgTGAGTGTGTCACTGCTGACTTCCTCGTCAACACAGAACGCTCACTAACTTTCCTTCATTTCACCTGACTGGAATATTAAATCTGTTGACTTTGAATATATAAAGTGTGCTTCATTCACATTATATCGACTCTATGAATGCTAATTACAATGAAGACACTATATATAAACCTTACGAGGTGCTGGTGTACTCCTTTTTATTACACAAGTCAGGTTTCATTACATGTATTACAGCATCTATACATTCCTGCAGAGCTGAAGGACTGCTGCCATCTTGTCAAACaaattacagaaagaaaaacaaaaagcaacaggTGGGCATGCAAACAGGATCTGGGATAATCAGGTGCACATTACAAATCAGTGATCGGTCACCAGTAACCAAATGTTCCCttttaaagatgaaaaatatgaataaaaatgtttctctttgaTTAAATGTGACTTCATCTTTAGGCGTCTTCATGCTGAATTAACGTGCTCTTGGTTTTCGTGGGTGGATGTGTCCGATGACTCGGAGCTACGTCACTGACTAAATATGAGTAGAATCTTTTCttaatgattgtgtgtgtgtggacagatgTGACGAGGGGTTTCCCTTCATGTCTCATCCCCCCCATCCCTTCTTAAAAACAATCAGGTTAAAAAATTCCCCTTAAAAAACCTGCATGGCTCCCACAAtcatatccccccccccccacacacggGATAAATTATAAAGTGCTGTCGAGAGTCTCCTTGACGTCAGTTCTGACTAAACCCGTCCAAACATTTTCTCCCTCAATTCAAAAACAGTTGAAGCTCATCGTAAAAGACGCGGTAAATGTCTCAACCCCCTGAAGTTCCTCCAGAAACAACCCCCCCCCGTTTTAACAGGACGTAAAAGCTGAGCAGTGACCGTATTTAAGAAGTGAAATAGTCACACAACATGTGTAACATCTGTTCACAGTTGTGTTTGGAGCTCGTACATCCCAAGGTCTAGaagaaaaaagtacaaaacaaacggttaaaaaacaaaacaaaactatacaGTGGCCCGTGGAGTTACAGTGATGAGGTACGAtgtctttccttctccctctgctttaCAGGTTGAAGAAAGTCAGAGGTTTTACAGGACGGTTTAAGaacactttctctttttcagaaAAGGAAGAcgaaaaagaacaaaaaaaaacaggttcaATGGGTCCATAGTTGCTTTGAAAAGCACCGCGTCGACACGCCGTGTCACTCTTCGTACCAGCTGGCACTTGAGGTTGACgatcagctgtttccagtcacaGGATACTACATCTAGCAGGCTACGCACCACCCGAAACGAATGCAGAGGTCAAGTCCTTCATTCACCGTCATCACGTTTCCTCTTCCAGTCTCGCTCCGTACGTTCATGTTCCCCGTGAAATTACTGCTGGTGATCTGTGAGGTCAGGATAGATTCTTGTCAGAGagaccacaacacacacagactgacacataaaactttcttttgttttctggttgAAGTCTACAGGAAAAGCTGTTAGTTCCAGGTTTGAACCAAACACATGCTGACTCAATCGACAATGATGTCATCCACAGCTGGTGGAGGTGACAGCTCAAGAGCTTCCTCTTCAAgttcaattacattttctctGGATAAGAAAAGTCTGTCGGTCAAACCCTTCAACACATGCTTAGTAATGCCTACAAATGTGACATAAGCAAGTCAAACAGTCACACGTGGCAtgcagcagctgtaaatgtCGGACCTTAGGGGTCGGCTCTGGTGGGGGGAGGGGAAGGCGGGACCCCCCAGGGGGCGCCGTTCATCTTCTTCCCTAAACCTGTTGTCAgcgaatgagagagagagagagagagagagcatccgAGATGGATCACAGCTCACACCGCTCGAGGTTCAGGACAAATGATGGCACAAAAGACCACATTAAAAACTATTCCTGTGTGTCACACATGTAAACAGCGTCTCGCTTCAGTCCCACGTGCTCTTAAACAAGACTAATGTGTACCGTTGCAGCAGGGCTCTGTGGTCTCCCAGTTCATGGCTCTCTGGACGGCTTTCTTCCATCGGGCAAAGCGGAACTCGCTCTCTGTTTGTGAAGAGGACAGACACACTGTTTGCTGCCGACTCGTGGATGTTAAGGTCATGACAAAGTGTTTGCGGACCTGCTTTGAGAATCGAGCAGCTAAGAAGAGCATCACACACCGTCAGAGTTGATCTTAGGCTCATATTTCTCGCACGTGACATGCGGGAGGTGATCGGGGCTCAGGCTCCACACTTCCACCCCCTCTGCTGCCCCCGCTGCCATGGCTGCACCCAGAGCGGTGGTCTCTGACATGGAGGGTCGCactggacagacatgagacaaaGACAcgggcacaaacacaaatacatggaAAGTTTAATAATCAGGAACATTGTCCCTTTCCTCCAAATGAAAACTTGAAATCACTTAATTTATGGAAATGCAAaaattacatcttttttttttacatcagtgcgttttttctttctttaaaatggGACAAAAgtcaggaagacagacagggtATAAAGTCCAGGGTCCAGACCGCAGTCATTGGCTGAGAGGGTCCTCTTACCTACGGGGATGCAGAGGATGTCGGCCTGCAGCTGCATCAGTAATCTGTTGGACGTCATGCCTCCGTCCACCTGCAGCTGCGTCAGAGGGATGCCGCTGTCCTGGTTCATCGCATCAAggatctgacacacacacacacacacacacaatgtgccACCCACTTAAACACAACAACCTCCTGCACACCCAGCGTGACTATTGCAGTCGCTGAAATCACGTTGGTGCATTCAATTGAAAGGGATTACATGcaaaaaattataaaatgaatacattcaaCCTCTCACTGCATcaatttaaaatagaaaattccagtatattttatattttatattcccCCTGCAGGAGGCTCCCGCAGCTTCCATCTGATATTGGTTGTTTTGTTGCGAGTCCTTGTTTTCCCCAAATCTCCACAGCTGAGATGACGGGGGCAAAGCCAGCATGACCCACAGAGCCACAATAGCCACATTTGTGGGAAATACGGCATGACCAAGAGAAGAGCGACGTCTCTTAAACCAAGAAAATATCATGACCAAGTGAAGAAAGGTCGAATCATCCTTTGGGCAAAATCATGTGTATCCTGTTGTTTCTCTAATTACTAtaagaagcagagaggagacgcTGCTCACCTCTCTGGTCTGAAAGCAGACGGCCTCGAGGGCAGCAAAGGCCAAGTGGCTCCTGTTGGTGAACTGAGTGAGTCCGCAGATGATGCTGGAAAACAAACGGAtgaacataaatacacaaaccgTAACGCCGTCGTTAAGGCGGTTGGTTGAATCAAACAAGTATCACATTATTGCTGACAAGATGTCTCGCTTTTTTCCTCACTTCAGAGTCAAATTACGGCCGATTACAGTTCAGACATGTGTTTTAACAGCTGACTGGCTCACCCTCTCGCGCTGGGCTCCCAGTAAGGGGCATAGAGCCCGGAGAACGCCGGCACAAAGTAACAGCCGTAAGACGAGCCGGCTGCAGCTGCTAGTTTCTCTGAAATGACACGGtgagacgttttttttttccttctcattaTATAATCAAAAAGGCAATGAAGCTGCTACAGACAGAtttgaaagaagagaagagttgTGGTCTTCACATCAGATTAGGTGTGATGCTGCAGTGTAAGTACCGATCTCTGAGGACGACTGCACGATGCCCATGTTGTCCTTCAGCCACCGTACCACTGCCCCTGCGATGGCCACCGAACcctggggaggaagagagaagaccATCGGACCCAGACTCGGGGAAACGACAAACCAGGGAACACCGTGGGGGCCAACGtaggaacaaaacaaagctcTCACACACCTCGAGTGCGTAGCAGGCAGGCTCGTCTTTTCCCAGTTTGTAGGCGACCGTGGTCAGCAGGCCGTGGTCTGACATCACTGGCTAACAAAACATTATACAGAGTGACGTTATTCAAAACGTTAGTCCCAGGgaatattcatatattatttatatatatgctTACCTTGGTCTCTGTATTTCTGAGCAGGAAGCAACCAGTCCCGTACCTTTACATAACAAGAATGAGAAAAGAGTAAGACACACTAGAGACCCCTGAGTGCTCGCTTACAAATTACTGGAAGTCTGAATGGGCTTATTTATGCCCAATATGCTTTGGAAGTCAATTGAAAAGGTTATGAAGGAAATAAGTGGgggaaaatattttacaatattaaaaaataaataaaaaatgttctcTCTCATCTTTATTCAGCGAAACGTGCCTTATTATGTGTTTCATTCTAAAATGATTAAAGCTGTCAGGATCCTCTCCATTCATTTTAGAAATAAGAGGTAGATTATTGGTACATATTGATGAGATGATGGCAGcttgaaaataatgataaagCAGGTTGAGTCAACTTAATTTATCAtaaatcatgtatgtatgtaaacagTTACGTTATGATGTGCATGCAAATGAGCATGTGACATAACCTAGCGACTCATGACCAAACTGTCCTTAATGTCTCGTGCTGTTGGCACCTCAGCTGCCGTCTTGTTTCAACAACACAGCTGCAGAATGCGTGACGTGACACAGAACCATTCCTAAgtgcaaacaacaaacagcggACGGCTTACGTGTTTTTGGCCTGGCCCTCCGTGAA
This window of the Enoplosus armatus isolate fEnoArm2 chromosome 11, fEnoArm2.hap1, whole genome shotgun sequence genome carries:
- the ddx18 gene encoding ATP-dependent RNA helicase DDX18, whose product is MAALQMKLLRQKIQKRNDKNKERKLLKKRTEDEEAANGLEEDCCAEPAAACTTEPKKKQKKQIEAPLERTTTQKTPLKKKTKKKRKLVDAAESPAEKKTKTVTEADEEEEEEEEASLADEDGEQATDKTEEAADDEEEGDEDDNEEEEDEDEKEGDQPELPSGLTGAFEDTSFASLAGMVSDSTLKAVKEMGFEHMTEIQHKSIRPLLEGRDVLAAAKTGSGKTLAFLIPSIELIYKLKFMPRNGTGVVILSPTRELAMQTYGVMKELMVHHVHTYGLIMGGSNRSAEAQRLANGVNILVATPGRLLDHLQNTPGFMYKNLQCLIIDEADRILEVGFEEELKQIIKLLPKKRQTMLFSATQTRKVEDLARISLKREPLYVGVDDNKDNATVDGLEQGYVVCPSEKRFLLLFTFLKKNRKKKLMVFFSSCMSVKFHYELLNYIDLPVMAIHGKQKQTKRTTTFFQFCNADSGILLCTDVAARGLDIPEVDWIVQYDPPDDPKEYIHRVGRTARGINGRGHALLILRPEELGFLRFLKQAKVPLSEFEFSWSKISDIQSQLDKLIEKNYFLHKSAQEAYKSYVRAYDSHSLKQIYSVNTLNLPMVALSFGFKVPPYVDLNVHSSKGGKLQKRGGGGGFGYQKSNNVHKSKIFKHVNKGKGDKRQFSR